The genomic stretch GCCGAAGACCGAGTGAGCCCCGTCGGCGATCACCACAGCCCTGGCGCTGAGCCGCCGTCCCGCCGACGTCTGCACGCGCCAGTGATCCCCCTCCCGGGTGATCTCCTCCACGGCGCTGGCCTCGAGCAGATCGGCACCGCAGCCCACCGCCTGCTCCACCAGAAAGTGATCCAGCCGGGAGCGGCGGACGATCCAGAAGGGGGCCTCCCCGGGCAGGTCGGCGATCACGGGATCCTCCAGACACCAGGTGAACCGCACCCTGGTGATCACCCGATCGACCGCCGGACTGAGATCAAACGGGAAGAGTCCCTGGACGGAAGCGGCCATGCCACCGCCGCAGGGCTTCGCCCGGGGCAGTCGTCCTGCTTCCAGAAGCCTCACCCGCCAGCCGCGGGCTGCCAGGTGGTAGGCCGCTGCAGCACCTGCCGCACCGGCACCCACCACGATCACATCAGCATCCAGGGCTGGTCCGGCCGGAGCACTGGCCACGCTCAGACCTTGAGGATGTCGGCTTCCTTCTCCGCGAGGCTTTTCTCAAGCTCGGCGATGTAGCGGTCGGTGAGCTTCTGCACCTTCTCCTGCTCATCCCGGCTCTGATCTTCGGAGAGCTCCCCGTCCTTTTCCTGCTTCTTGACTTTGTCGATTGCGTCGCGGCGGATGTTGCGCAGCGCCACCTTGCCGTCTTCGGCGTAGCGGGCGGCGAGTTTGCAGAACTCCTTGCGTCGCTCGGCCGTCAGCGGGGGGATGTTGATGCGGATCAGGCGGCCGTCGTTGTTGGGGGTGAGTCCCAGATCACTCATGGCAATGGCCTTCTCGATCGAGGCCATCGCTGCGCTGTCGAAGGGCTGGATCTGGATCGTCTGGGAGTCGGGGGTGGAGAGGCTGGCCACCGAGCGCAGGGGGGTTTCGGTTCCGTAGTACTCGATCGTGATCTTGTCGAGAAGGGAAGGATTGGCCCGGCCGGTGCGGATGGTGTTGAAGGTGCGCTGGGTGGCTTCCAGCGACTTGCGCATGCTGGCGTCGAGATCCATGGGCGGTGGGGGGAAGGGTCCGGGGTCAGCCGGCAGGAACGATGCGGGTGCCGATCGGCTCACCGGCGATGGCGCGGCCGATGTTGCCGGGCCCGAACAGGTCGAAGACCACGATCGGGATGGCGTTGTCCTTGCAGAGGGCGATGGCGGTGCTGTCCATGACGGCCAGCTCGCCGCTGAGCACGTCCTGGAAGGTGAGCTGGTCGTAGCGGATGGCGTCGGTGTGGCGGGCCGGGTCCTTGTCATACACCCCGTCCACCTTGGTGGCCTTGAGCACGACGTCGGCGTTGATTTCAGCGGCCCGCAACGCGGCGGTGGTGTCGGTGGTGAAGAAGGGGTTGCCGCAGCCGGCGCCGAACACCACCACCCGTCCCTTCTCGAGATGACGAATGGCCCGGCGACGGATGTAGGGCTCGGCGATCTCCTGCATGGCGATGGCGGTCTGTACCCGTGTGGGCACCCCCACCCGCTCCAGCGCGTCCTGGAGCGTGATGGCGTTCATCACGGTGGCCAGCATCCCCACGTAGTCGGCGGTGGCCCGGTCCATGCCGGCGGAGGACCCCTTGAGACCGCGGAAGATATTGCCTCCGCCCACCACGATGGCCAGTTCCTTGCCGTTGTTGACCACCTCCGACACATCCGCCGCGATGGCCTGGACAATGGCGGGATCGATGCCGTAGCCCTGCTCTCCCATCAGCGCCTCACCGCTGAGTTTGAGCAGAACACGCTGGTAAGCCATCGGAATTCCGCGCACGGCGAACACAGTCGGCGGCAGAGTAGCAAGCGCTCCAGCAGATGCAGACGTGCCGACCGCGAGGGTCAGAACTCGATGCCGGCCTGGGCTTTCACCCCCTGTTCGCGGAAGGGATGGCGCACCAGCTTCATCTCGGTCACGAGATCGGCGCGATCGATCAGGCCCTGGGGAGCTCCCCGGCCCGTGAGGGCCACGTGGCTGAGCTCCGGCCGGCGATCGAGACCCTCAAGCACCTGATCCAGCTCGAGATACCCCAGCTTGAGGGCCACATTGACCTCATCGAGCACCACCAGCTTGCGGGCGGGATCGGCGAGATAGGCCAGAGAGCGCTGCCAGGCCTCCTGCACCAGCTGCCGGTCCCGCTCCCGGTCCTGGGTCTCCCAGGTGAAGCCCTCGCCGAGGGCATGCCAGGCCAGGTCGTCACCGAAGAGCTGCAGGGCCCGGGCCTCACCCGGCTGCCAGCCGCCCTTGATGAACTGCACCACCGCCACACCCTCGCCATGGCCCAGGGTGCGCAGCACCAGTCCCAGGGCGGCCGTGGTCTTGCCCTTGCCATCTCCCGTGAACACCAGCACCAGCCCCTTTTCAAGGCTGCGTTCCCCCACCCGCTGCTGCTGCACCTCCCGCCGCCGCTGCATGCGGCGGCGGTAAGCCTCGACATCGCGCTCGGGGGCGAGATCCCCGCCAGGCCCCAGCTCAGCCGCCACCTGATCGAGCGGGTCGGTCGCTGGAGAGTCGGACATGGACGCTGACTTCGGCAACCGCTGGGCACTCTGGCGCGCTGGTGGCCTCAGAGGGTCGGCCGCTGGCGGGCCAGGGCCGCATCGACGGCCTGCTGCTGATCCCGGCGGGTGATCCAGTGGTGGTAGGTGCGGGTGTGGATCGCCACCGAGTGGCCCATCATCCGCGCGGCCACCGTGTCGGGCAGGCCGATGTGGATCGTGCGCACGGCCCAGGCGTGGCGCAGGTCGTAGGGGGTGCAGGGCAGCTCGTAACGGCGGAACTGCTCGGACACCCGGCGGCCCACCTGCTGCAGGGTGGTGCGCCGGAGGTCGGTGCAGACAGCGGGGAGGCGGTCGCCGCCCTCGCCCAGAGGGGCCAGATCGAACCGGTCCACCCAGTCGGGCTGGAAGGGCCAGACCTGGTGCTCCCCGGTCTTGGTGGTGGGCAGCACCCGGATCACCCGGTCACCTCCTGGGGCCAGGGCGGAGAGATCCGCGAAGAACACCTCATGGTTGCGCAGGCCGTAGGTGGCCATCAGGCCATACACCAGGCGCCAACGGGGGTTGGGAATGCGCTCCACCCACTCCAGCAGCTGGGCATCGCTGGGCAGCCGTCGGTACTGGGCCTGGTGCAGGCCATAGCCGGCGGCCCGCTCACGCCAGTCGGCGGGAAGGGGCAGCTCCAGCTGCCGGGCCAGCGACGCCAGGGCGGTACCGCACTGCTGACGGCTGCGGCTGGCGGGGGGATAGGCCTCCAGGACCTGGACCAGCAGCTCGCTGACCAGGGGCTCCCCCTGCTCCAGGCGGGCGCGCAGCCGGCGCAGGTACGGCTGATAGGCGGCGCTCCAGGTGGTGCGGCTGCCGGCGGGATTGCGACGCCGGCGCGGATCGCTGAAGAAGGCCTTCTCGAAATCCTCGAGCCTTTCCAGCGCCGAAGCCGCTGCGCTGGGTCGGCCCCAGTCGCCCCAGTCGAACCGTTGCTGGCGCAGGGCCTGGCTCACCCGTTTCAGGTCCCGCCGGGCCTGGTTGAGACCACTGGGGCTGGCCTCCAGGCCCAGGCTCAGGCGCTGCACCCTCGGGGGGCCTCCCCGTGGGCAGGGCAGGGGCCCGCGCAGGGCCAGCCGCCCTCCCCGCCGCTCCAGCCGCAGGGCCAGGCCGCTGGCCGCCAGACGGGCATTCTCCTGGCTCAGTGCCGCATCGATCGCGGCAAGGGACGCGCTCAGGGCAACGGTCAGATCAGGGTGCGGCGATGGGCGCGCCGAGGATATCGATCAGTGCTCGCCACCGCCAGCGGGCTCCAGCAGGGTTACGCTCTGAGCCATTCGATGGACCACTTCAGGTATGGCCAGGGTCGGCGTCTTGCTGCTGAACCTCGGCGGGCCTGAGCGCATCGAAGATGTCGGCCCCTTTCTGTACAACCTGTTCTCGGATCCGGAGATCATCCGGCTGCCCACACCTCTGCTGCAGAAGCCCCTGGCCTGGCTGATCAGCACCCTGCGCAGCAGCAAGTCCAAGGAGGCGTACCGAGCCATCGGCGGCGGCTCCCCCCTGCGGCGCATCACCGAGCAGCAGGCCCGCGAGCTCCAGAGTGAGCTGCGCCAGCGCGGGGTCCAGGCCACCACCTACGTGGCGATGCGCTACTGGCATCCGTTCACGGAATCGGCTGTGGGCGACATCAAGGCCGATTCGGTGGATGAAGTGGTGGTGCTTCCGCTCTATCCCCATTTCTCCATCAGCACCAGCGGCTCGAGCTTTCGCGAACTCCAGCGCCTGCGCCAGGCCGATCCCGCCTTCAGCAAGCTGCCGATTCGCTGCATCCGCAGCTGGTACGACCATCCCGGCTACGTGCTGGCGATGGCCGAACTCATCGCCGCTGGCGTGCGCAGCTGCCACGATCCCGCCACAGCCCACGTGTTCTTCAGCGCCCACGGCGTGCCCAGGAGCTACGTGGAGGAAGCCGGTGATCCCTATCAGCAGGAGATCGAAGCCTGCTCCAGGCTGGTGATGGCCAAGCTGGACGAGCTGCTCGGCCATCCCAATCCCTCCACCCTGGCCTATCAGAGCCGGGTGGGTCCGGTGGAATGGCTCAAGCCCTACACCGACGAAGCCCTCGTGCGGCTTGGGGAGGAAGGAGTCAAGGAGTTGGTGGTGGTGCCGATCAGCTTCGTGAGCGAACACATCGAGACCCTCGAGGAAATCGACATCGAATACCGGGAGATCGCCACGGAAGCCGGGATCAGCAACTTCGTGCGTGTGCCCGCTCTCGACACCTATCCCACCTTCATCAAGGGTCTGGCTGATCTGGTGCAACTGGCCCAGGCCGGCCCGGAAGTGAACCTGGATCAGGCCGCCTCCCTGCCCACCCAGGTGAAGCTCTACCCCCAGGACAAATGGGCCTGGGGGTGGAACAACAGCTCCGAGGTCTGGAACGGACGCCTGGCCATGCTCGGCTTCTCGGCTTTTCTGCTGGAGCTGCTGAGTGGTCGGGGTCCGCTCCATGCCATCGGCCTCCTCTAGACCTCGCGGACTCCTGGCCGGCCTGGTGGGTCTGCAGCTCGGCCTGGCCGCTGACCTGGGTCTGTTTCCCCAGCCGGCCCGATCGGATCTGCGCTGGGCGCGGGGAGTGTTCCCCATCGTCCACTTCGCTGGCTACACCAGTCATTTCGGACGCCGCACCGGTCCGGGCGGCGGCCGGGAGATGCATTCCGGCCTCGACATCGCCGCACCGCTCGGTACGCCGATCCGCAACTGGTGGGGCGGCACCGTGGCCGACGTCTTCCATGACAGCGGCTGCGGTGTGGGGGTGGTGATCCGCTCTGGCGAGTACGAGCACATGTACTGCCACCTCGGCGGAACGGTCCTTGGCGACACCTACGCCAGTGGCCCGGTGCTGCTGCGCCGGGGCCAGCAGGTGCGGGCCAGCCAGCTGATCGCCCATGTGGGGATGAGCGGACGCACCACGGGCCCCCACCTCCACTGGGGAATCCGCTACCGGGGGACCTGGCTCGATCCGGGGCTGATTCTCCGGGCGATGGTGCGTGGCCGGCGGTTGCAGCCACAGTCCCCGCAACAGTTCTCCCAAGGTCGGAAGTGAGCTCCTACGCTGATGGTCTTCGTTACGTGTGTTGCCCGCCACCGTGACCGTGACCACCTTGACCTCGACAACGACCTCGACAACCGTCAGCCCCGCAGCCCACTCGGCAGGGCCCGTTACCGGCGATGACGTCCGGGCTCCCGCTGAGGCTGCTGCCCCTGTCGTTCCTGGACGTCTGAGCGGTGCTGACGCCCTGATGGATGCCCTCCATCGTCACGGCGTCACCGATGTGTTCGGCTACCCCGGCGGTGCGATCCTGCCCATCTACGACGCTCTGCACAAGGCTGAGAGCCGTGGCTGGCTGAAGCATGTGCTGGTCCGGCACGAACAGGGGGGCACCCACGCAGCTGACGCCTATGCCAGGGCCACCGGACGGGTCGGCGTCTGCTTCGGCACCTCCGGACCCGGCGCCACCAACCTGGTCACCGGCATCGCCACGGCCCAGATGGACTCCGTGCCGATGGTGGTGATCACCGGCCAGGTGCCCCGGGCCGCCATCGGCACGGACGCCTTCCAGGAAACCGACATCTTCGGCATCACCCTGCCGATCGTGAAGCACTCCTGGGTGGTGCGCGATCCCGCTGACATCGGCCGGATCGTGGCCGAGGCCTTTCTCATCGCCTCCACGGGCCGCCCCGGTCCGGTCCTGATCGATGTCCCCAAGGATGTGGGGCTCGAAGAGTTCGACTACACCCCCGTGGAACCGGGCAGGGCCATTCCCGCGGGCTATCAGCTGCCCGCTGGCCCCGCCCCTGAGCGGATCGCCCAGGGGATCGAGCTGATCCGCCAGGCCCGCCGCCCGCTGCTGTACGTGGGTGGCGGCGCCATCAGCTCCGGCGCCCACACCTCCCTGATCGCCCTGGCCGAGCGCTTCCAGCTGCCGGTCACCACCACCCTGATGGGCAAGGGTGCCTTCGATGAGCGCCATCCGCTGGCCGTGGGCATGCTGGGGATGCACGGCACCGCTTACGCGAACTTCGCCGTCACCGAATGCGATCTGCTGATCGCCGCCGGTGCCCGCTTCGACGACCGGGTCACCGGGCGGCTCGACAGCTTCGCCCCCCGCGCCCAGGTGATCCACATCGACATCGATGCGGCTGAGGTGGGCAAGAACCGACTGCCTGAGGTGCCGATCGTCTCCGATGTGCGCCTGGCCCTGGAGGCCCTGCTGGAGGCCTCGGTCGGGGAGAGCGACAACGGCCGCACCGTTCCCTGGCTGGAGCGCATCAGCCGCTGGAAGCGTCATTACCCGCTGGTGATCCCCACTCCGGAGGGGGCCATCGCCCCCCAGGAGGTGGTCCTGGCCCTGCGCGACCTGGCTCCCGACGCCTTCGTCACCACCGATGTGGGACAGCATCAGATGTGGGCCGCCCAGTACCTGAACAACCCCCCACGTCACTGGATCAGCAGCAGCGGCCTGGGCACCATGGGCTTCGGATTACCGGCAGCCATGGGCGTCCAGGTGGCCTTTCCTGACGACCAGGTGATCTGTGTGGCCGGCGACGCCAGCATCCTGATGAACATCCAGGAACTGGGCACCCTCTCCCAGTACGACCTGCCCGTGAAAGTGGTCATCCTCAACAACGGCTGGCAGGGGATGGTGAGGCAATGGCAGGAGAGTTTCTACGGCGAGCGTTACTCCGCCTCGGAGATGACCCGTGGCATGCCTGATTTTCCACGGCTGGCCGAAGCCTTCGGCGTGAAGGGTGTGGGAATCAGCGAGCGGTCCAGCTTCCGCGAGCAGCTGGCAGAGGCCCTGGCCCATCCAGGACCCGCTCTGATCGATGTGCGTGTGCGCCGCAACGAGAACTGCTATCCGATGGTTCCTCCAGGTGCCAGCAACGCTCAGATGGTGGGTCTTCCCAGCCATCCGGAGCTGGCGATCGACACCACCCGCCAGTGCGGCTCGTGCGGCTTCAGCACCGAAAGCGCCCATCTCTTCTGTCCCAGCTGCGGCGCCAAGCTCTGAGCCCCCTTCCTCTGCTTCTGTCCCTGATCCTGGCGGTGGCCCTGCTGCTCGATCCCTTCCTCGCCCTGCCCGCTGGCGCCGCGGAGGTGCTGCAGGTGCGGACGGGCGTGCTGCTCCAGGTGGGAGATCAGAACCGCAGCTATCCCGTCCAGCTGGGCTGCATCAGCGTGACCCCTGAGCATTCAGGAGACGCGGAAGACTGGCTGCGCCAGCACTTGCCACGCCGCACACGGGTGAATCTGCGTCCCCTGGGTTCCGCTGATGGGGTTCTGCTCGCCCGTGTCCAGGTGCTGAAGGGGGGTGATGACCTGGGATCAGGCCTGATCAGCGCTGGCCTGGCCGAGTCCTTGCCGTCACTGATCCGCCCCCAGGGTTGTCCGTCCGAGGAGGGCGACACCGAGGACTCATGAGCCTGAACCGCACCGCCAAGGGAATCGTGCTGGTGCCGACCCTGTTGCTTGGGGGTGCCTTCCTCAGCGCCGCACTCTGGACTGATGACGGCCTGCAGACCAATCGCCCCCTGGCGCTGGGCATCGCTGCTGTGCTCCTTGCAGGAGGGCTTCTGACCCAGCTGCTGCCGGAGGGGAAGCCCGAGGCCGAACCGGAGGACAGCTCGCCTCGCTAGGGCAGACGTTCAGCCGCCGCCACTCCGGATCGTGTTCAGCGGCGTGGGGCCGCCGGTGCGGAAGAACCGGCCGAGCGGGCCCCCCTGGTTCTGGACTGCTGCTCCACCAACCGGAAGTACTCCGGTGTTGGGTAGAAGGCGTAGGTGTCCTTCGGCTGCTTCACGATCTGATCCATCACGGCGCTGAGATCAGCGGCCTGAACGGTGAGTTTGTTGCGGTCGGGAA from Synechococcus sp. CBW1107 encodes the following:
- a CDS encoding GIVxVP protein produces the protein MSLNRTAKGIVLVPTLLLGGAFLSAALWTDDGLQTNRPLALGIAAVLLAGGLLTQLLPEGKPEAEPEDSSPR
- the ilvB gene encoding biosynthetic-type acetolactate synthase large subunit, encoding MDALHRHGVTDVFGYPGGAILPIYDALHKAESRGWLKHVLVRHEQGGTHAADAYARATGRVGVCFGTSGPGATNLVTGIATAQMDSVPMVVITGQVPRAAIGTDAFQETDIFGITLPIVKHSWVVRDPADIGRIVAEAFLIASTGRPGPVLIDVPKDVGLEEFDYTPVEPGRAIPAGYQLPAGPAPERIAQGIELIRQARRPLLYVGGGAISSGAHTSLIALAERFQLPVTTTLMGKGAFDERHPLAVGMLGMHGTAYANFAVTECDLLIAAGARFDDRVTGRLDSFAPRAQVIHIDIDAAEVGKNRLPEVPIVSDVRLALEALLEASVGESDNGRTVPWLERISRWKRHYPLVIPTPEGAIAPQEVVLALRDLAPDAFVTTDVGQHQMWAAQYLNNPPRHWISSSGLGTMGFGLPAAMGVQVAFPDDQVICVAGDASILMNIQELGTLSQYDLPVKVVILNNGWQGMVRQWQESFYGERYSASEMTRGMPDFPRLAEAFGVKGVGISERSSFREQLAEALAHPGPALIDVRVRRNENCYPMVPPGASNAQMVGLPSHPELAIDTTRQCGSCGFSTESAHLFCPSCGAKL
- the frr gene encoding ribosome recycling factor; this translates as MDLDASMRKSLEATQRTFNTIRTGRANPSLLDKITIEYYGTETPLRSVASLSTPDSQTIQIQPFDSAAMASIEKAIAMSDLGLTPNNDGRLIRINIPPLTAERRKEFCKLAARYAEDGKVALRNIRRDAIDKVKKQEKDGELSEDQSRDEQEKVQKLTDRYIAELEKSLAEKEADILKV
- a CDS encoding M23 family metallopeptidase, encoding MPSASSRPRGLLAGLVGLQLGLAADLGLFPQPARSDLRWARGVFPIVHFAGYTSHFGRRTGPGGGREMHSGLDIAAPLGTPIRNWWGGTVADVFHDSGCGVGVVIRSGEYEHMYCHLGGTVLGDTYASGPVLLRRGQQVRASQLIAHVGMSGRTTGPHLHWGIRYRGTWLDPGLILRAMVRGRRLQPQSPQQFSQGRK
- a CDS encoding site-specific integrase — translated: MSASLAAIDAALSQENARLAASGLALRLERRGGRLALRGPLPCPRGGPPRVQRLSLGLEASPSGLNQARRDLKRVSQALRQQRFDWGDWGRPSAAASALERLEDFEKAFFSDPRRRRNPAGSRTTWSAAYQPYLRRLRARLEQGEPLVSELLVQVLEAYPPASRSRQQCGTALASLARQLELPLPADWRERAAGYGLHQAQYRRLPSDAQLLEWVERIPNPRWRLVYGLMATYGLRNHEVFFADLSALAPGGDRVIRVLPTTKTGEHQVWPFQPDWVDRFDLAPLGEGGDRLPAVCTDLRRTTLQQVGRRVSEQFRRYELPCTPYDLRHAWAVRTIHIGLPDTVAARMMGHSVAIHTRTYHHWITRRDQQQAVDAALARQRPTL
- the cobO gene encoding cob(I)yrinic acid a,c-diamide adenosyltransferase, with product MSDSPATDPLDQVAAELGPGGDLAPERDVEAYRRRMQRRREVQQQRVGERSLEKGLVLVFTGDGKGKTTAALGLVLRTLGHGEGVAVVQFIKGGWQPGEARALQLFGDDLAWHALGEGFTWETQDRERDRQLVQEAWQRSLAYLADPARKLVVLDEVNVALKLGYLELDQVLEGLDRRPELSHVALTGRGAPQGLIDRADLVTEMKLVRHPFREQGVKAQAGIEF
- the hemH gene encoding ferrochelatase codes for the protein MARVGVLLLNLGGPERIEDVGPFLYNLFSDPEIIRLPTPLLQKPLAWLISTLRSSKSKEAYRAIGGGSPLRRITEQQARELQSELRQRGVQATTYVAMRYWHPFTESAVGDIKADSVDEVVVLPLYPHFSISTSGSSFRELQRLRQADPAFSKLPIRCIRSWYDHPGYVLAMAELIAAGVRSCHDPATAHVFFSAHGVPRSYVEEAGDPYQQEIEACSRLVMAKLDELLGHPNPSTLAYQSRVGPVEWLKPYTDEALVRLGEEGVKELVVVPISFVSEHIETLEEIDIEYREIATEAGISNFVRVPALDTYPTFIKGLADLVQLAQAGPEVNLDQAASLPTQVKLYPQDKWAWGWNNSSEVWNGRLAMLGFSAFLLELLSGRGPLHAIGLL
- the pyrH gene encoding UMP kinase: MAYQRVLLKLSGEALMGEQGYGIDPAIVQAIAADVSEVVNNGKELAIVVGGGNIFRGLKGSSAGMDRATADYVGMLATVMNAITLQDALERVGVPTRVQTAIAMQEIAEPYIRRRAIRHLEKGRVVVFGAGCGNPFFTTDTTAALRAAEINADVVLKATKVDGVYDKDPARHTDAIRYDQLTFQDVLSGELAVMDSTAIALCKDNAIPIVVFDLFGPGNIGRAIAGEPIGTRIVPAG